Part of the Armatimonadota bacterium genome is shown below.
CCGCCATGCGCCCGCCGACGCCGGACGCAGCCAGACCAGGTAGACCACCTGCGAGGTCACGACGAAGAGGCCGAAGTAGTGGGAATACAGCATCGCCGCGGTAACGACCGTATAGGTGGCCCACGCCTTGCGGCTCCCGATGACGCCTCGATCCCCGTGGATGTTGCCGGCGGCTGCCGCGGCCCACAGCGCCCACCACGAGAGCAGGGCGGTCAGCGTGAGCAGCCCGTACATGCGGGCCTCCTGTCCGGCTGCCACCTGCGACGGTGAGGCGGCCACCAGCAGCGCGGCGAACAGCGCCGGGCCCGCCCCAACCAGGCGCCGGCCAAAGGTCCATGTCACGGCGGCCACCGGCACGCTGATCAGAACAGAGAGCGACCGCACCGCGGCCTCGCCGCTGCCGAAGAGCGCCATCCAGAAGTGCAGCAGCAGGTAGTGCAGCGGAGGGTGCACATCATTGGTGGCCACCTGAGCCAGCAGGCGCTCCAGCGGTTGAGCGGCCAGGAAGACGCTGATGGTCTCGTCGAACCATAGCGATTTCGCGGTCAGCCCCCACAGCCGCAACCCGGCGGCCAGGATGACGACCGCGGCTGCCAGCGCGGTCTCGTACTTCGCGATCCCTGAATGCGTCATCACTGCTCGAGATCGAGCGACCACCGCAGATCGCGGCCGATCGCTTCCATGTCCGCCTTCGGCATGGAACCCAGCTTCCGGTGCACCATGTCCCCCTTGATGGTGCGGACGATCCCCGTCGCTACGGACGGAAAGAGCAGCCCGGCTTCCTTCCACCCTGCGATCAGGTGATCGCCGGGAAGCCGGCGGTGCACGTTGCTGGTGATGGCGGCTACGATGAGGTCGCGCCGGGCCTGGTGATAGGCGCGCGCGCTGACCACGACGGCGGGGCGCAGTTTCCTCCCCGCCTCATCGGCGAACACGAACCCTACTAGAACGACGTCACCCCGATCACAGACGATCATAGGCCGTGTCCTGCGGGTTGTCCCACAGATCCGCCAGCACCGGATCGGCCGCGGCGGTCATACCGAGCGTGGCCCTCACGTCATCGCTCAGGTCTTCACGGAGCCGCTCCTCGATGGCCGCCAGCACGTACTCGCGTATCGTAAGGTCGCGCTGCGCCGCCACCACCCGGAGACGCCTGCGGACTTCGGGTGTGACATCAATGCTGATCCTGGGCCGCTTCGAGGCCGAGTCCGCGATCCGCGGCATATCTGCCCCCCATGAAACTCGTCCTTTAGCGACAGATTGTCACAAAGACACTTCGGTGTCAATCGGCCTACACGTAGTCATCCAGCAGGATAACCTCTGGAGTATCGGGGATCGGCCTCCGGAAGACAGGGCCGTTTGTGACGAGCGCGCCTGCGCCGTGCACCATGACCGTGCCCAGGACCAGCGCGTCCGGCATGCGCAGGCCGAGCGCCCGGAGCCGGGCCGCCCGTTCGGCGATCGGCACTGTGACATCGGCCAGGGTCGCATTGGGTAGCCCGCGGAGGAACGCCGCTGCCCGCGCCGCCTTCGCCTCGTCCCGTGCCAGGCGCGGACCGGCCAGAATCTCACCGACCGACACCGTTGAGACGACCAGGCGGAACTCCTCCTCGGCCAGGCGGGTCAAGAGCGCCATCGTGAGATCCACGTATGATGCCAGACCCTCCAGGTGGTAGATGAGGATGTCGGAGTCCACCGCAACCACGGTGTGAGGCCGAAGCGCGTCCAGGAAACGCTCCGTGTCGGCCCTCACCCCCTACGGCCACCCTTCGCGTTCCCGATCGAGGTAGCCGCGGATCTCTTCCGGGCTGCGGCCGTAGGTGCCTGCGAGGATACCCGCCGTCATCTCGGCGTAGCGGCGGGTGCTGACCAAGACGGCCTCGTCCTCACGCAGGATCCACACGCCCCGGTCTCCGGGCTTGAGCGCCAGCTGCTCGCGCACCGCGGCCGGGACGCCGACCTGCGACTTCTGAGTGAGCCTGGCTGGGTAGGCGGTCTGCCTATCTGCATTACCCATGGCATATCACCAGGGAAATAGTATGGGGTATTACCGATCTGGTCAAGTGTGCCGGGTCTCTTTCCTCCGGATACCGACCAATCTTGCCCATCTATTCCATGTAGTCCACGTATATGATATAGTGACTGCGGTGATGCTCAAGTGCGAAAGAGCCGTCCAGAAACGACGATATACCTTGGTGGGGGACTCCAGCGAGAGCTCGATGAGTACCGGCAGGCTTTCTCCGTGCCCCCGGGGGTCAGTGCGATTGTCCGCGAGGCAGTGAGGCGGTTTCTGGAGGACACCAGGGCCCATGAGGGCACGCTGGCTCCCCGCGCCTGGATCGAGGCCACCGGCCCAACCGTGGCCCGCCTGGCGGCCGCCGGCACGTCGGTTGGGGCCCGGTCCATCGTTGAGGCCATCGAGACAGCGCGGGATGAGCGGGCCGCGGATGCCGCAGCGGGCGGCCCTGGGGACCCGCAGTGAGGGCCGTCCTGGACGCTTCTGTGGTGGTGCGGGCCGTGCTCCCGGGACAGTCCTACCACGCCGAAGTTCGCGCTTGGATGCGGGGACTCACCGAAGTCGTTGCCCCCCACCTGCTGCCGTTCGAGGTTGCAACCGCCATCCGACGGCCTGAAGCAGGCGGGCACATCTCGCCCGAGCATGCCGAAGTGGCCCTAATCGAGGCGCTGCGCCTGCGGGTCACGCTGCGCACCCCGCGCGACCTCCACATCAGGTCCCTGCACCCGGCCCGGGCGCTGGGGGTATCGCGCAC
Proteins encoded:
- a CDS encoding type II toxin-antitoxin system PemK/MazF family toxin; the protein is MIVCDRGDVVLVGFVFADEAGRKLRPAVVVSARAYHQARRDLIVAAITSNVHRRLPGDHLIAGWKEAGLLFPSVATGIVRTIKGDMVHRKLGSMPKADMEAIGRDLRWSLDLEQ
- a CDS encoding type II toxin-antitoxin system VapC family toxin, giving the protein MRADTERFLDALRPHTVVAVDSDILIYHLEGLASYVDLTMALLTRLAEEEFRLVVSTVSVGEILAGPRLARDEAKAARAAAFLRGLPNATLADVTVPIAERAARLRALGLRMPDALVLGTVMVHGAGALVTNGPVFRRPIPDTPEVILLDDYV
- a CDS encoding AbrB/MazE/SpoVT family DNA-binding domain-containing protein, producing MGNADRQTAYPARLTQKSQVGVPAAVREQLALKPGDRGVWILREDEAVLVSTRRYAEMTAGILAGTYGRSPEEIRGYLDREREGWP
- a CDS encoding type II toxin-antitoxin system VapC family toxin, which encodes MRAVLDASVVVRAVLPGQSYHAEVRAWMRGLTEVVAPHLLPFEVATAIRRPEAGGHISPEHAEVALIEALRLRVTLRTPRDLHIRSLHPARALGVSRTHDAAYLALALEEGCPLYTLDERIIRNAAQHGHPVRHPALESS